Proteins encoded by one window of Mesorhizobium sp. INR15:
- a CDS encoding GNAT family N-acetyltransferase yields the protein MSTTIAPLAPELWADFEDLFGKQGACYGCWCTHFRLAPALRRESSRERNKDHIKARIEAGPPPGVLAFEDGKAVGWMQIGPRADVPEWNNQGRGSAPVESADAKDPAVWAISCFFIRGKARGRGISHRLVEGGLDFARRNGARLVEACPIDLSKDSRSIGLFVGSSRVFEKAGFERLLERKAGRPLMRMTL from the coding sequence ATGAGCACGACCATCGCGCCGCTGGCGCCTGAACTTTGGGCGGATTTCGAGGATCTGTTCGGCAAGCAGGGCGCCTGCTACGGCTGCTGGTGCACGCATTTTCGTCTGGCGCCGGCCCTGCGGCGCGAGAGCAGCCGCGAACGCAACAAGGACCATATCAAGGCGCGTATCGAAGCCGGTCCGCCGCCTGGCGTGCTGGCATTCGAGGACGGCAAGGCTGTCGGCTGGATGCAGATCGGACCGCGCGCCGACGTGCCCGAATGGAACAATCAGGGCAGGGGCTCGGCGCCTGTCGAGTCGGCTGACGCCAAGGACCCGGCTGTCTGGGCGATCTCCTGCTTCTTCATCCGCGGCAAGGCGCGGGGCCGGGGCATCAGCCATCGGCTGGTCGAAGGCGGGCTTGATTTCGCCCGCCGGAACGGTGCGCGTCTGGTCGAGGCCTGCCCGATAGACCTGTCGAAGGATTCGCGCTCGATCGGTCTCTTCGTCGGCTCGTCGCGGGTGTTCGAGAAGGCGGGGTTCGAGCGGCTCCTGGAACGCAAGGCGGGGCGGCCGCTGATGCGTATGACGCTTTGA